Proteins encoded together in one Lysinibacillus sp. FSL K6-0232 window:
- a CDS encoding TrmB family transcriptional regulator has translation MEELIVQLKELGFTEYEAKAYTALVQHSHVNAYQVSKNSGIPRARIYDILTSLVDKGIVLKEETAEQTIYAALPVAVFLQQMQQRWQANFTSIGTKLARLEAKEQEAEHKVVMLKGKEAIINYCQSLLQNAKQKVLLSMWEDMYEALDEAIQEAAQRVPIHGITFYVENPIATLDQHRMTRYTKKTSTPHWFIMSVDGQQMIYGHVPSNQEIAFITTDPVHIYLLEDYIWHDVLVNRLIKRDDQALEEWITKERQAFFLN, from the coding sequence ATGGAGGAATTAATCGTCCAATTAAAGGAGCTAGGCTTTACCGAATATGAAGCAAAGGCTTATACAGCCCTTGTCCAGCATAGCCATGTAAATGCCTATCAGGTTAGTAAAAATTCAGGAATACCCCGTGCTAGAATTTATGATATTTTAACAAGCCTTGTTGACAAGGGGATTGTGCTTAAGGAGGAAACAGCCGAGCAAACGATATATGCTGCACTGCCTGTCGCAGTTTTTTTACAGCAAATGCAGCAGCGTTGGCAGGCTAATTTTACATCCATTGGTACAAAGTTAGCTAGGCTAGAAGCAAAAGAGCAGGAAGCGGAGCATAAAGTCGTTATGTTAAAGGGCAAGGAGGCGATTATCAACTATTGTCAATCGCTGCTCCAAAATGCTAAGCAGAAGGTGCTATTATCAATGTGGGAGGATATGTATGAGGCGTTAGATGAAGCGATTCAAGAGGCAGCACAGCGTGTGCCTATCCATGGCATTACCTTCTATGTGGAAAACCCGATTGCTACATTGGATCAGCATCGCATGACACGCTATACAAAAAAAACATCTACACCGCATTGGTTTATTATGTCAGTGGATGGACAGCAAATGATTTATGGGCATGTACCATCCAATCAGGAAATTGCCTTTATTACAACGGACCCTGTGCATATTTATTTGCTGGAGGATTATATTTGGCATGATGTGCTGGTCAATCGCTTAATCAAGCGCGATGACCAAGCATTGGAGGAATGGATTACTAAAGAGCGACAAG
- a CDS encoding TSUP family transporter has translation MFFDIDIHILLLLIAFGFLAAFIDSVVGGGGLISLPALLFAGLNPAAAVATNKLAGSMGSLTSTISFYRSGQLEIRPVLKYFPLAFIGSLFGAWTVHLINPALLKPLMLVMLAAVAVYTIFKKDWGAVAAVKTLSRTHLLLFMALLFSIGFYDGFLGPGTGSFLIFSFLLVGFDFLKAAGNAKFLNLASNVAGLCMFAYLGQIHYVYGLVMGIAQIAGAVVGSRLAIQKGSGFVRILFIVVTIALLAKNAYDYLK, from the coding sequence ATGTTTTTCGATATAGATATACATATTCTTCTTTTATTAATTGCCTTTGGTTTTTTAGCAGCCTTTATTGATTCTGTTGTAGGTGGCGGTGGCTTAATTTCATTACCCGCTTTACTATTTGCTGGACTAAATCCAGCCGCTGCTGTTGCAACAAATAAGCTTGCAGGCTCGATGGGTTCACTTACCTCCACTATTTCCTTTTATCGTTCTGGGCAGCTTGAGATTCGCCCTGTTCTTAAATATTTTCCGCTCGCCTTTATTGGCTCATTGTTCGGCGCGTGGACCGTGCATTTAATCAACCCAGCACTCTTAAAGCCATTAATGCTTGTCATGCTGGCAGCGGTGGCAGTTTACACAATCTTTAAAAAGGATTGGGGCGCTGTGGCAGCCGTGAAAACTCTTTCGCGCACGCATTTACTGCTATTTATGGCTTTATTATTTAGCATTGGCTTTTATGATGGATTTCTTGGTCCTGGAACAGGCTCTTTTTTAATTTTTAGCTTTTTACTTGTAGGCTTTGATTTTTTAAAGGCTGCGGGCAATGCAAAGTTTTTAAATTTAGCAAGCAATGTAGCAGGTCTTTGTATGTTTGCCTACTTAGGGCAAATTCATTATGTCTATGGTCTTGTCATGGGGATTGCACAAATTGCGGGGGCTGTGGTTGGTTCACGCCTAGCGATTCAAAAAGGAAGCGGCTTTGTTCGTATACTATTTATTGTTGTTACAATAGCGCTACTTGCTAAAAATGCCTATGATTATCTAAAGTAA
- the panF gene encoding sodium/pantothenate symporter produces the protein MHWQVVFPLVLFLIIIFGIGIWANQHIRSSNSFLQEYFLGGREMGGFILAMTMIATYGSASSFIGGPGVAYTKGLGWVLLAMAQLPAGYFVLMILGKKFAIIARRYQAITLIDFLRERYQSHTIVIVSAISIIVFLFSAMMAQWVGGARLIESLTGLSYTAALFIFAISVLVYVIIGGFRAVALTDTVQGTIMVIGTIILLIGTIVAGGGIDNIMASLVAENPNFVSPFGAEGDLTPLYVSTFWILIGVGVVGLPQIAVRAMSYKDSKSMHLAILIGTVAIGTIMFGMHLIGVLARPVLPGIEIGDKVMPLLTLKVLPPFLAGIVLAAPMAATMSTVNALLMLVSSTVVKDIYLNYIKPAANDTEIKRVSFIVTTVIGLAVILFALNPPDFLIWLNLFAFGGLEAVFIWSVVLGLYWKKANKYGAIASMIAGMTLYIVIDRYYPSIFGMHTVTIPIMASLFIFVSVSLLTHHKVKDTALIIE, from the coding sequence ATGCATTGGCAAGTTGTGTTTCCATTGGTATTATTTTTGATAATTATTTTTGGTATTGGTATTTGGGCTAATCAGCATATTCGCTCTTCCAATTCCTTTTTGCAGGAGTATTTTCTTGGCGGCCGTGAAATGGGCGGCTTTATCCTTGCGATGACGATGATTGCGACCTATGGCAGTGCAAGTAGCTTTATTGGAGGCCCTGGGGTTGCTTATACAAAAGGGCTTGGCTGGGTATTGCTGGCAATGGCACAGCTGCCTGCGGGTTATTTTGTGCTGATGATACTAGGGAAGAAATTTGCGATTATTGCTCGCCGCTATCAAGCCATTACATTAATCGACTTTTTACGAGAGCGCTATCAAAGCCATACCATTGTGATCGTATCGGCTATTAGTATTATTGTCTTTTTATTTTCCGCAATGATGGCGCAATGGGTAGGTGGGGCACGTTTAATTGAGTCATTAACAGGCTTAAGCTACACAGCGGCACTTTTTATTTTTGCGATTTCTGTTTTAGTTTATGTCATTATTGGCGGCTTTCGAGCTGTTGCCTTAACAGACACTGTTCAGGGTACGATTATGGTGATTGGGACAATTATTTTATTAATCGGTACCATTGTGGCAGGGGGTGGCATCGACAATATTATGGCTTCACTCGTTGCTGAAAACCCTAATTTTGTATCACCATTTGGGGCAGAGGGGGATTTAACACCGCTCTATGTGTCAACATTTTGGATTTTAATTGGCGTAGGTGTTGTAGGGCTTCCGCAAATTGCTGTACGTGCGATGAGCTACAAGGATTCAAAAAGTATGCACCTTGCGATTCTCATTGGCACGGTTGCCATAGGGACAATTATGTTTGGGATGCACTTAATTGGTGTTTTAGCAAGACCTGTCTTACCGGGGATTGAAATTGGCGATAAGGTGATGCCATTACTAACATTAAAGGTGCTACCGCCATTTTTAGCGGGCATTGTACTAGCTGCACCAATGGCGGCTACAATGTCAACAGTCAATGCGCTATTAATGCTTGTGAGCTCAACAGTTGTGAAGGATATTTATTTAAATTATATAAAACCAGCAGCGAACGATACAGAGATTAAACGGGTAAGCTTTATCGTTACAACGGTGATTGGCTTAGCGGTTATTCTCTTTGCGCTGAATCCACCAGACTTTTTAATTTGGCTAAATTTATTTGCCTTTGGTGGGCTAGAGGCAGTCTTTATATGGTCGGTTGTGCTAGGGCTGTATTGGAAAAAGGCAAATAAATATGGAGCAATTGCCTCCATGATTGCAGGAATGACCTTATATATTGTTATTGATCGATACTACCCTTCTATTTTCGGCATGCATACAGTGACGATTCCAATTATGGCATCCTTGTTTATTTTTGTCAGCGTTAGTTTGCTGACACATCATAAAGTGAAAGATACAGCGCTCATCATTGAATAA
- a CDS encoding YhdT family protein: MKDQRFRIAHKEALIGIGLVLINFAIWFGFAYGLGAGDPANYSYILGFPAWFFYSCIAGTGFMILLIWIVMKLFFKEVPFGEEDR; encoded by the coding sequence GTGAAAGATCAACGCTTTAGAATAGCGCATAAAGAGGCGCTTATTGGGATAGGACTTGTCCTCATTAATTTTGCCATTTGGTTTGGCTTTGCGTATGGGCTGGGTGCAGGTGATCCAGCAAATTATTCGTATATCCTAGGATTTCCTGCATGGTTTTTCTATAGCTGTATTGCGGGGACAGGCTTTATGATCCTGCTTATCTGGATTGTGATGAAGCTCTTTTTTAAAGAGGTTCCATTTGGGGAGGAGGATCGCTAA